From Helicoverpa armigera isolate CAAS_96S chromosome 19, ASM3070526v1, whole genome shotgun sequence, one genomic window encodes:
- the LOC110373288 gene encoding MIT domain-containing protein 1, giving the protein MNIESAAVNILKRGVELDTKKRYTEALVCYQEGLQILVDKIKGENDDSSKKYLRKKVEEYMNRAETIKKLVLQQKEAGQFHEQVHIENNSTGHSYKALFGRFLDEEVRYVSVEDPYIRSFHQCQNFLRLCELLVRSCTNLQLIELITSKDGRSEGDQREWFVNLSNDLAKYKIKLIVQFSETLHDRQITLSSGWIIKIGRGLDYFKPPENKFCLGVYDLDLRTCHETTVDIFHSKNVKQSYG; this is encoded by the exons atgaaCATAGAAAGTGCTGCTGTAAATATTCTTAAACGGGGTGTCGAGTTGGACACGAAGAAAAGATACACAGAAGCGCTAGTATGTTATCAAGAGGGGCTACAAATATTGGTGgataaaataaaag GTGAGAATGACGATTCCTCTAAGAAATACCTAAGAAAGAAAGTGGAAGAGTACATGAACCGAGCAgagacaataaaaaagttagttTTACAACAAAAGGAGGCTGGACAGTTCCATGAACAAGTGCACATAGAGAATAACTCTACGGGTCACAGTTACAAAGCTTTATTTGGTAGATTTTTAGATGAAGAAGTACGTTATGTATCTGTGGAGGACCCTTATATAAGAAGTTTTCATCAG TGTCAGAATTTCCTAAGGCTTTGTGAGCTATTAGTGCGCTCATGCACAAATCTTCAGTTAATAGAACTGATTACATCAAAAGATGGCAGATCGGAGGGAGATCAAAGGGAGTGGTTTGTAAACCTGAGCAATGATCTGGCAAAGTACAAGATAAAATTGATTGTACAATTCTCTGAGACCTTACATGACCGTCAGATTAC GTTAAGTTCTGGCTGGATAATAAAAATTGGCAGGGGCTTAGACTATTTCAAACCACCAGAGAACAAATTTTGTTTAGGTGTCTATGACTTGGATCTACGAACGTGCCACGAGACTACCGTGGACATATTCCATTCTAAGAATGTCAAACAATCTTATGGATGA
- the LOC110373286 gene encoding DNA-directed RNA polymerase III subunit RPC3: MSHQLGRVVSVILHRYFGELVQKVGDDLFTYGSKPIGLIVKTTGLPRNQVIDCLRTLLKFDLATFEPSANEVIADYKLIPDNVLLLIRYPRYLLQMKSKFGSEAELLVEELLQKATCTATVLLFTLAMKYKDDKEKNITIISLKDMFISLVTAGYIQQAPVAELKEGSEIPTLVPVATIVPELDTRALVQAMNTGSISDINDNIYWRVNYDRFHLDFRDEIMIKAITRRIDDNAGELMRFLLEQMYLRSPAWAPESSPLCAIELKERCRGVAADRPTLHQFVDQYLKVLEESGSGFVRRVGDAGAGQFAVSTRRAALHLVVCALEHLVTERLGSKAARIFRLVRSRKYIEEDDIQKNAMLVNKECKQLTYKLLEEHFISVQPMRKAASAGGLAKAIYLYHINLHDVAQSALEMCYRSLHNVIRRHSRESTQHARLRDKRRRVATIVHGMRLRGEPQQNIDDVEETLTPPELAVLQSVEKRLKQLSIAELELDKNLFIFKWYFMFPETK; this comes from the exons ATGTCGCATCAGCTGGGTCGTGTTGTGTCGGTGATCTTGCACCGATATTTTGGTGAATTAGTGCAAAAAGTGGGAGACGATCTATTCACATATGGCAGCAAGCCCATAGGTCTGATAGTAAAGACCACTGGCCTTCCTCGAAACCAG gtgaTAGATTGTCTTCGTACTCTGCTCAAGTTTGACCTGGCTACATTTGAACCTTCTGCCAATGAAGTGATAGCTGACTACAAATTGATTCCCGATAATGTACTCCTTCTCATCAGATATCCTAG GTATCTCCTTCAGATGAAGAGTAAGTTTGGCAGCGAGGCTGAGCTGCTAGTTGAGGAGTTGCTGCAGAAAGCCACCTGCACTGCTACCGTGCTGCTGTTTACACTGGCCATGAAGTATAAGGATGACAAG GAAAAGAACATAACAATAATAAGTCTAAAAGACATGTTCATAAGCCTAGTAACAGCTGGCTACATCCAGCAAGCTCCTGTAGCCGAGTTGAAGGAAGGCAGTGAGATCCCGACCCTGGTACCCGTGGCTACTATAGTACCTGAGCTGGATACTAGGGCTCTGGTGCAGGCTATGAATACTGGCAGTATTAGCGACATTAATGATA atATTTATTGGAGAGTGAACTACGATAGATTTCACCTTGACTTCAGAGATGAAATTATGATCAAAGCAATCACGCGTCGTATTGATGATAATG CGGGTGAACTGATGCGGTTCCTCCTAGAACAAATGTACCTTCGGTCCCCAGCGTGGGCGCCGGAATCCAGCCCCCTCTGCGCCATCGAGCTGAAAGAGCGGTGCCGAGGAGTCGCAGCCGACAGGCCAACGCTGCATCAGTTCGTTGATCAGTATCTTAAGGTTTTAG AGGAGAGTGGTAGCGGGTTCGTCCGTCGCGTGGGTGACGCGGGCGCGGGGCAGTTCGCCGTGAgcacgcgccgcgccgcgctgcacCTCGTCGTCTGCGCGCTGGAGCATCTCGTCACCGAGCGGCTGGGCTCTAAGGCTGCTAGGATATTTAG GTTAGTTCGTTCAAGAAAGTATATAGAAGAAGACGACATACAGAAAAACGCCATGTTAGTGAACAAGGAATGTAAACAGCTCACATACAAACTGTTAGAAGAACACTTTATTAGTGTACag CCAATGCGGAAAGCAGCTTCGGCGGGCGGATTAGCGaaagcaatttatttgtatcacaTCAATCTACATGAC GTAGCGCAGTCAGCGCTGGAGATGTGCTACCGCTCGCTGCACAACGTGATCCGGCGCCACTCGCGCGAGAGCACGCAGCACGCGCGCCTGCGCGACAAGCGGCGCCGCGTCGCCACCATCGTGCACGGCATGCGTCTGCGCGGCGAGCCGCAGCAGAACATCGACGAT GTGGAAGAAACCCTGACACCGCCTGAACTGGCAGTATTACAGAGCGTGGAAAAAAGACTGAAACAATTGAGCATAGCCGAGTTGGAGCTAGACAAGAatcttttcatatttaaatggtACTTTATGTTCCCTGAAACCAAGTGA